One genomic region from Panthera tigris isolate Pti1 chromosome D1, P.tigris_Pti1_mat1.1, whole genome shotgun sequence encodes:
- the LOC102952557 gene encoding olfactory receptor 5AS1, whose product MLESNYTMPTEFLLVGFTDYLPLRVTLFLVFLIVYTLTVVGNLGLIILVHINPGLQTPMYYFLSNLSFLDICYSTAIAPKMLVNFLASRKSISPYGCALQMFFFGCFADAECLILAAMAYDRYAAICNPLLYSTLMSRRVCICFVVLAYFSGSMTSVVHVCLTFRLSFCGSNIVNHFFCDIPPLLALSCTDIHINELLLFALCGFIQTSTFVVIFISYFCILITVLSIKSSGGRSKTFSTCTSHFIAVSLFYGTLLFMYLRPTTDYSLDTDKVVAVFYTVVFPMFNPIIYSFRNRDVKNALKKLLERNWTFK is encoded by the coding sequence ATGTTGGAGAGTAATTATACCATGCCAACTGAGTTTCTTCTTGTTGGATTCACAGATTATTTGCCTCTCAGGGTCACACTCTTCTTGGTATTTCTTATAGTCTATACGCTAACTGTGGTGGGAAATCTGGGTTTAATAATCTTAGTTCATATCAATCCAGGCCTTCAAACCCCCATGTATTATTTTCTCAGCAACCTGTCTTTCTTAGACATCTGCTATTCTACCGCGATTGCTCCTAAAATGCTGGTGAATTTTTTAGCATCCAGGAAAAGCATCTCTCCCTATGGCTGTGCActacaaatgtttttctttggttgctttgCTGATGCTGAGTGCCTCATTCTGGCAGcaatggcctatgaccgctatgcaGCCATCTGTAACCCATTGCTCTATTCTACCCTTATGTCGAGGAGAGTCTGTATCTGCTTCGTTGTGTTGGCGTACTTCAGCGGGAGTATGACTTCCGTGGTACATGTCTGCCTCACATTCAGGCTGTCATTTTGTGGCTCTAATATTGTCAATCATTTCTTCTGTGATATCCCACCTCTTCTGGCTTTATCATGCACGGACATCCATATCAATGAGCTTCTGCTCTTTGCCTTATGTGGTTTCATCCAGACCAGCACTTTTGTGGTCATATTTATCTCTTACTTCTGTATCCTCATCACTGTTTTGAGCATTAAGTCCTCAGGGGGCAGGAGCAAAACGTTCTCCACTTGTACTTCCCATTTCATAGCTGTCTCCTTGTTCTACGGAACACTCCTGTTTATGTACTTACGTCCCACCACTGACTATTCCCTGGACACTGACAAGGTAGTTGCAGTGTTTTATACTGTGGTCTTTCCCATGTTTAACCCAATAATATACAGTTTCAGAAACAGGGATGTAAAAAATGCCCTCAAAAAGCTATTAGAAAGAAACTGGACTTTCAAATga